The sequence ATTTTAACATCACAAATCCCTTTCAACTATGTTCTAAAGGGATTAAGGCCATTGATGGTACTTATTTTTGTGACTTTTTTTATTAATCTTTTTATGACAAGAGGAGAAGCTATCTTAGGAATAGGACCACTAACCATCACAAGAGAAGGGCTTAACCAAGGGGTTTTTATGGCTATGCGGTTAATTTTCCTTATCGTTGGAACCTCTTTGTTAACCTTAACCACTTCGCCAATTACCTTGACAGATGGAATTGAGCATCTATTAAATCCACTGAGGAGGATAGGTGTTCCCGCTCATGAATTAGCTATGATGATGACGATTGCGTTGCGGTTTATACCAACTCTCTTGGAAGAAACAGACAAGATCATGAAAGCTCAAATAGCTCGAGGTGCAGATTTTGAAAGCGGCAATTTGATGAACCGGGCAAAAAGTTTGGTGCCTTTATTAGTACCTCTGTTTATTAGTTCTTTTCGGCGAGCGGATGATTTAGCGATGGCGATGGAAGCTAGATGTTATCGGGGTGGAGAAAATCGTACTCGTCTAAAAGCTCTAAGTTGGAAAAAACGAGATGCGTTAGCGCTAATGGTAATAGGAGGATATTTTATATTAATGCTTTTATTGCGTTATATGGGATAGTTGAGGTGTTCGCAAGGTGAGAAATCTAAAAATGACAATCGAGTACGATGGCACTAATTATTGCGGATGGCAAATCCAGAAAAATGGCAATAGTATTCAATCAGAGATCAACAATGCCCTTAATACTTTGACGGGGCAGAATGTGACCATAAATGGAGCTGGCAGAACAGATGCAAAAGTCCATGCTTTAGGACAGACTGCAAATTTTCATATTAGTTGCAGCATACCTACAGAAAAGTTTTCAGCCGCCTTAAACAGTAAATTACCAAAAGACATTGTTGTAACCAAAACAATTGAAGTGCCAAAGGATTTTCATGCGAGGTTTAGCGCTATTGGCAAACAGTACGAGTATAAGATTTACAACCACTTCTGTCGAAGCGCTATTAAGCATAACTATGTATGGTATTTTCCGTCAACTCTAGATATTGAACGGATGAAAGACGCATTACAATCTGTGGTAGGCACTCATGATTTTTCTCAGTTTATGGCAAGCGGAAGCGATGTGAAAGAGACAGTGCGCACCATTACACGTGCTGAAATACTTAGTAATGCAGAAGGAAAAGAGATATCTGTTATTTTTGAAGGTGACGGTTTTTTATATAAGATGGTACGCATGCTAGTAGCAGCAATAATAAAAATCGGGGTTTATAAGTCATCAAAAGAAGAGCTGGAAGCCAGGCTTTTCTCACAGCAACATTGCCAAAATAAATGGACAGCACCACCGGAAGGTTTGTTTCTCAATGAAGTGTATTACGATAAAAAAAATATGCATTGTTGATAAAATAGTATTGACACATTTGGAACAATAAGATAATATGTTAGAGTGTGTCTTGCTGATCCCGCCCCGGGTCAAAGATACCTTTATGAAATTATATAGGACAAGAATCATTTAGAGGATAGAATCGCAATTGTTCTTGCAATAAGGAGGTAATAAAATGAAATCATATATGGCTAAGCCAAAAGAGGTTGAGCGTAAATGGTATGTCGTAGATGCTGAAGGCAAAACTCTTGGTCGTCTTTCAACACAAATTGCCATGGTTTTGATGGGAAAGCACAAACCAGAGTATACTAGTCACATTGATACAGGCGATTACGTTATCGTAATAAACGCTGAAAAGGTAACATTGACCGGTAAAAAACTGGATCAGAAATTCCACGTTCGACACACAGGCTACCCAGGTGGTCAAAGAAAAGTATCATTGAGAAACGTACTTGACAAGCATCCTGAACGAGTGATAGAGCATTCTGTGAAGGGGATGCTTCCTAAGAACCGATTAGGTCGTCAAATGTATAAAAAGCTTAAAGTTTATGCCGGCAGTGAGCATGCACATCAGGCTCAGCAACCTGAAGCCTTGGAAGTGTAGAGACTTTTTTCAGAAAGGAGTTTTCGAAAGATGAGTAATGTAGTCTATTGGGGAACCGGACGACGAAAGACATCTGTTGCACGAGTTCGATTAGTACCTGGCGATGGTAGAATTATTATTAATGATAAAGATATCAATGAATATCTAAATTACGAAACGTTAAGAGAGCAAGTTAGAAGCCCGCTTGAAAAAACAAACACACTTAATAAGTACGATGTATTGGCTAGAGTGCATGGTGGCGGTTTTACAGGCCAATCCGGTGCACTAAGACACGGAATTGCCCGTGCGCTTGTGAAAGCTGATGGCGAATTGAAAGACACACTAAAAAAAGCAGGATATCTTACAAGAGATGCTCGTATGGTTGAGCGGAAAAAATACGGTCTTAAAAAAGCTCGTAGAGCTCCACAATTCTCGAAAAGATAATAAAAAAAACACTGGAAGCCCTCAAATTGTTGAAATTGGGGGCTTCTTATTTTATGAAAAGCTGTGAAAACCCACAAAAAAACCGTAACAACTAACATACAACTAACATGTAACTAACAAATCTAAATCTTATTAATTTCAATAATCAGTTCTCGAATATCTTTATGTGTGTAAACCTTATCAGTAATATCTTTACTGGCATGGCCCATGATTCTTTTGATACAAACCTTGTTTGCACCGGCAGAATCCATCAGACTGGCAAAGGTGTGCCGGCAATCATGAGGGCGATGACTCAGTTGCAGCTGCTCCATGACTCTCTTCCATTTTTCCTCGTAAAAATTCCAATAACGCATCTGCTCTCCCTTGTGGTTGGCAATAAAGAATTCATTTTCAGAGGACATTCTTTTCTCTATTAAGGGAACAATTTTTTCGTTTAGAGGAATCACCCTGTCCATGCTGTTTTCATTTTTAATTCCACCACGAAGATATCGTTCTTCCAGGTTAATGTCTTGATTTTTTATTGTAATCAGCTCTCCAGGTCGCATACCAGTATAAATCATAATAAGTATCGCATCAATATAATCCATCCGTTCAACATGATCCCACAGTAAATTAATTTCTTTCCCTGTAAATACTTCTCTCTTTTTGCCGATATCCTTTCTTCCTAAATCAACGAATTTTGAATAATCTCTGACATCAATATCGTTTTTAAGGGCATAAGCATACATTTGGTTAAACAAAACCTTAATTTTTTTCTTTGTGCCCCAGCCCTTGTCACAATTATCAATAACAGACTGAAGATGTGCGTGTTTAACATCAACAAATCTCATCTGATGCAGCTTTTCTGACTTTTTAAATGCTGCAGTATACCCCAGTTGATTACTCCTCGAAATCTTATCAAATTTTTCGTTTTTAAGCCTTTCGAATAATTCTTCAAAGGTCACAGTGGAAGCTTCTACGGAGTACGGGTTTTTATTATAATCAGAAAGGGCTGTAAGTGCTTCCTGACGTGTTTTATAATATCCGATGGTCTGACATACCTGTTCGCCTTCATCAGTCCATCCTGTTGTTTTTCTGGCGATCCATGGCCGTCTTCTATTTCCGCTTAATTTGTAAACTGTTCCATATCCATTTGGCAATCTCATTTTGTTTCTCCTTTCTTGGTCAGTGATGAAAATGTGTAATCATTTGCGTGATCTAAATAAGCGACCGACAAAACAATACTCAAAGTAAAACCCCGATATGCAAATGTATGTTCGATAATAATGTGAAAGAAAAAGCTGCCGAGGCAGCAATTGAGCACCGCGTGATAATACACACCATAATCTGTTGGAAGCTTTGAAATTATGATTTAAGAATTTTTTATAAAGATTAACTAATGCTCATCATAAAAATTACAAGCTTCAACTAAATTGCAACATATTTTTTTTCTCTCATCATCTGAGTTTAATGAATACTAATCAGGTTCACTAGTTTTATTCTTTGTAAAATAAGAGCTGTATAGAATTTGTTGGAACTAGAATTGGCTGTTCAAGTGATTTTGGCAATAATAAAGTGAAATCTTTTTCTACTTCAAAAGCATAAGCTTCGATCAGATTTCTCTTAAATAAATGCGGAAAAGAATCTTGAGCCGAAGTGCATTTTATTTGGCATAAAGGAAGGCTCATGATTTTTATGATTCCTAAAACAGCACCTATTACATACAAAACTAGTAACGTAGTAACCACTGCATAGAATAATGCAAAATGGAAATATAAATTATTTTGGTCCTCGTTGGAGGTTGATAAAACCTCTTGTATAAATTGTAGATTTAGTAAAGTAGTAAAGAAAGAAAGAGAAATTAAACAAATAACAGACAAACATACAATAGAAATTTTTATCTTGTCCGACATTTTTAGTGAAAAATAGAAAAAACGTTTCATTGTTTTGTGCGTAATAGTTACTACATTGAGAATTGCGAAGAGAAAAGCTAACAGAATTGTAAGAAATGAAAAATAAAATGGTTTTAAAAGGATATCAGAGTAATTGAATTTATAAATAATACAAAACGCAAGCAAGGATGGAGTTAGAAAAATTATTAACGGTGACAAGCCTCTAGTGTGGGGTCTATAGAGGGACCAGAATGACAGGCTGTTATTCCAAATATTTGAAGTAGCGACAACAGCTAATACAAAAAACATGAGAACAGTTGGGACAAGTTCTAATAAAGCACTCATTTTAAACATCCTTTCGAAAGTTAGATATTTTGGTCTGTGATTTACAAACTGCTGTAGTCTTTTTCTAGTTAGACTTATCAAGTTAATGCTATCATCATATTTTTTTGATCCAGATGCTCTTTATCGGCGGCCAGAGCAAAAAATTCATCGGTGGTCTGGAAAACAAACATTCCAGATGTTTATCATTAGCGGAGTTTGTATTGATAAAATGTGCAAATCATGGTAAATTTTAGTTACTAGTGGGAGATGCGAATCTCCTCGTGGCTCGCAGTTTGGTAAATGGGAAAGCTCTATGCAGGAATGATAGTTTTTTTGTTGTCGAACTCGAGACGAATTTTTAAAGTCTTTTCCAATATGACAGAGAGTTTCAATGGGTCGAATATAACACAAGATTGTTTTGACATGCTAAGGGAGGAATAGTAGTATTTAATTAGGTGCGCAAAATATTTAATGAACAATGAGGTGTGCAATGAGACTATCACGGCGTATTGATAATATTATAGTAGATATTGATAACTTTGGAAGGCGTCATGTTCTTGTGTTGATTCCGGTAACTTGTTTAATCATAGTTGTCTTACTTTCTGGTAGGTTTGAGCTTTCAAGCCATAACATTTCTAATATCGTTAACGTCTCTGGAGTTTTAGCAGGTTTTCTTTTCTCGGTACATAGTATTATGTTGTCATTTCCTGATGAAAAAAATTTTGTGCAGCACCTTAAGAAGTCTGGCTACATAAAAATCATCTTTAGGTGTATTTTTACTGGCGAAATGTTTCTTTTTGCAACTTTGTTAATAGGCATTTTTATTCCGAACAAAAACCTGCTTTTATTCACATTCTTAAGTGGGCTAATCTGCGCTATTGTATCAGCAATTTACCTATATAGAATTTCTATCATGGTAAGCAATTCGAAATAATTCATCCTTGAGAGCTTTTTTTATTAAATTTTCATTTTCGTACATATCGTCGGTAAGTTCGATAGCTATTCTTTTTGTTAAACTTTTTTCAATTAGATCAACTGTCTGTGTTATCGGATTATCCTCTAATGTTCCTTTTAACAATAGATTACTGAATTCTGATTCAAGCTCAGGGTTGTCAGCAAGTTGTAAAAGTAATTCCCTGCTGGCGGAATCCTTAACTATATCAAGGTGCACTGATACTTTTTCTAGATCGCCTTGAGAAAAGCTGAAAATATCCTTAAGCTTTGGTGGTGTATCGTTGTATCCTGAGAATGCATAAGTGTATGAGACAGAAAATAGTTTTTTGAAGTTACGCAATGTCGCAGAGATATCATCTATCTTTATTGGTACTAATTTGAACTCATTGATTTCGCAGTGTTCATCAATCAAAAGACTCCTGAAGTGCGATGCTAGTTTTGGTGCGCTACTATTAGAAAGAATGCTGGTTTTGCCAATATCGTGGTTTATATAAAAGTATGTAAAATCTTCTAACAGTTGCTGAAACACTTCAGGACGAATTTTTTCGTTTCGATTTTCCCTATTTCTAAACCGTCTTAAATTACTTTTGCTAATCTCTCCCAATTTTCCAATGTTTCCAAACACTTCTTGTTCAGAAATACTCAAAATTTCGATAACGACGCGTGAGTTGATTTCATATGTTTTTTCAATTTTTAAAGATTCCAAGAGTATTTTCCCAAAGCTTCCTCTTGATTTAAGAATCATTGGTTGGATCTCATAGATAGTCTTATAAAAATAAACTGTTCTTTCGATAAGGCACACCTCCATGAAAGAATATAAAGAAATCCTTAGGTTCGGCTCATTCCTTATGGTGGGGAGACGTACTGCCAAGGATTGTCGTTAATGAGTTGATTACAATCATATTATACAAGCCCATGGCATGCAATACAATGATATAATAACACTTGTTTACCGAAGGCCTTCACTCCTAACTGTGTACACTCGTTTCCGGTTATGGACGGCAGAGAAGTAAGGGCTTTTTGATGAGGCCTTAGCCCAATATCCAGCCCCTTTAATACTGATACATTGTTGACGGTATGCTGTTTCATTGCGAGTGATCCTGCTATGCCAATATTCAATGTGTTATCCCGCAGGCTCTTTATCCTGCAGTTCTTGCAGTTGCCTGCAAGTTCAGACCATCTCATCATCCCGGTAGGATGCCGGGCGCTCGTGGGTGGTTTATTGTTAGCCTACTCACCACCTGGTCGTTGCACCTTCCAGGGAATGTTGAAGGCTATCCCTGGCTTGGCTCACGGTTGACCTTGTAGGTGTTTCCGTGAATTCACCCGATGCATTTTGCCGGTTGCCCGGCAAAGGGGCATAAGTGGAGTTCTTGTTTATGACAGCCATCCTTTTGGGTGGTTGTTTTTCTATAGGTTTATTTATAATGTTATTATGTGACTACTTAAAAGAAAATTTATTTATAGGTTCTTATCTATTGACTCAACCTTTAAAAAAGAAGCTTTGCTAATGGAAAATTTTTGCAACCGATCCATTATATCATCCGGCAATCCTAACAATTCAAAATAAGTTTTATTGAGGATCATTTCATCGTAATAATCGCGGAAAACATGTGTTAAATCCAAGAATAAGGAGCGCAATAGATCCACATTATTTGTTAATAGAATTAATGAAGCAAACACAGCATAAAGATCCTTTTGCCCTAGCCCTTTATTAAACTCATTATCGGAAAGTACGGCTTCATCGTTTATTAATAGGAAGAGTGGATCTTTAGGCAATATACTTTTTATGTGTGGTGAGAAGACCTTATTTCCATGAGCAATTGAGTTTCGATAGTCCAAAAGCAAGGTCACAGCTTTAATGAAAAATTCTTTTTTGTTATCGATTGTTATTGGAGATGCGCTGTATGGAATCATGTTTTGACACACATAATCTTTATCACTGGCGTTCATGGCTTTATACCAGGAAATTATTTGATTGAAAGTAATATCGTTAACAAGAATCCATGGCGGCACGTGATTTTTATTATGACGGTAGTGGTATGAAGTGGTATTTCGATAAGGAGAGTTGCATTTCTTTTCCAGTGCATTTAAAAGTTGGGTTGTTTTGGTTTTTGATCTGGTGGTATAATTTCTTGGATCTAAATAATCATCATGATGAACACCGTAACTTTTTGACACGTGATAAGCTATTTTAGTTTTTAATGACCGCTCTATAATTAAGATATATTTCAATAATACGCCAGCTATCGCTGAGTCTAACAAATAAATGTAATAGATCATTTCGAATGTTGTTCCTTCAATAAATATGTCAACATTGGGGCTTTTTAAAAAAGTGTTTTTATAGCCATTTACAAGAGAATAGTAAGAAATAGAACTCAGTATTTCAATGGTGCGGGAATCTTTTTTTACTGCAATGCCCCTGCTTTGCATCAATGCAATTTGTTCCTCAAAGGACTTGAATGGCTTGTCATAAACCGATGACACAGAAAAAGACCCCCTTACCCGACTGGGTAAATGAGGTCTCTCGCTAGTCGACAAGTCGACCATTGGCCAGCCTATAATGCTGGCTCCTGTACCTATATTATACCCTATCAGGAAAAATTAATCAATCGACACCAAAATTATTTTATAATGACCAAATCTCCAATTTCAATAGGTGAAACCTCGCCAGAAAATGCAGGTTGAATGGAATCCTTATTCAAATTCAACTTACTGTAACTCGATTTAGAATCAAGAGAAAAGTGTTTGTTAAAAGATAACGCATCAAGATCCCTTTTTCTGCAAACTGAGTATTTTGGATAGACCTGAACCACTTCAACTTCCTCTTTAACACGCATGGCATTGCCAAGTGATTTGCCATCAGTATCAAAAAGTTCGTAACCAGTTTCAACTACCATTAATACATGTCCTTTTTTGAGAAGCTTGTTTTCTGAACCACTGTTGACATATATAGTATATTCGTCTGGCATTGCAATTACTCTAATTCCTTGGTTTGCCATTGTGCATCATCTCCTTCGCACTATTCTCGCACACTTATTTATATTGTTATTTTATGACTACTTAAAATTTTTCTTAGCCAGTGTAGCCATGGAAACCATCATGTTTCTCACCATATCCGGTGTCATGCCAAGTCCGGCGGCTTGCTCAATGGTTTTTTCCCAGGCTTGATCCCGCATAAGTAAGATATAAAAAATCCTTGGGTTCGGCACATCCCTTATGGTGGGAGACGTACTGCCAAGGATTGTCGTTAATGAGTTGGTGATAATCATATTATACAATCACATGGCATGCAATACAATGATATAATAAAAACAGGAACTCCACTTGTTTACCGAAGGCATCATCTCCTTTGAAAGGTCTGTTTTCGAAGGCTTCACTGATTGAAGTTCTACTTTCATTGATTATGCTGCCTAAGCCTTTCATGCTGTCAGTTAATTCATTCATACCAGTTTTGATTCCAGGTGCATCTAGTATGTCGTTTATCAATGTGTTATCCCGCAGGCTCTTTATCCTGCAGTTCTTGCAGTTGCCTGCAAGTTCAGACCATCTCATCATCCCGGTAGGATGTCGGGCGCTCGTGGGTGGTTTATTGTTAGCCTACTCACCACCTGGTCGTTGCACCTTCCAGGGAATGTTGAAGGCTATCCCTGGCTTGGCTCACGGTTGACCTTGTAGGTGTTTCCGTGAATTCACCCGATACATTTTGCCGGTTACCCGGCAAAGGGGCATAAGTGGAGTTCTTGTTTATGACAGCCATCCTTTTGGGTGGTTGTTTTTTTGTATTTATTTATGATGTTATTATGTGACTACTTAAAATTTTTCTTATAGGTTATTGCGGCAAATATCAGTTTGACAGATAGGTACGATTTATGGTATGATTTCATTAATTAAGAAAGCCGACTTAGGTGTGTAAGTTCTGCATAATGCATGTGGAGCGCCACCGGGTGGGCTTTATTTTTTATATAATAACCAATCGTATATTTTTATGATTCTTCTTAGATCTGTTTCATGAGGCGCTTTTGGGTCCTGAAGTAACAGTTCATCTTTTGGAAAAGAACCCTTAAGAAAATGACCAAGTTCATCAACGTTTATTTTGTCTTCCGTCAACAGGGGGAGTTCTTTTAATTGTTTATCTAGCTCATCATTTTTTACTAGAACATCCTGCACAGAACAATACTGATCACCTCTTTTTTTTCTGTTATCGAGAAGGTTTCTATTTAAAAAGCTATCAAAGTCACCTTTAATATGCTTACTTATATCGCGAGGCAAAGATGAATAATCCATGTCTTTAATGTACTTATAAAAAGGCAGGCTTCCAGAAGCATCCCTTAAATGTTTAGGGAGTGCCTTGTTTACAAAGTCCACAAGCATTTCAGGGAATGATCCAAGATCAAGATTATTCCATATTATATCCTTAAATATTTCCTCGGTGCTTATGCCTATTACTCCTTGTTTGGCAAACTGCTTCATCCCCACGCCAATTACAACATCAATATCATTGATATCTTGCTCATCATCGATATCGGCAGCAACAATTAACTTTCCGCTTGGCTTGTTCGCAACAACCATTTCGAAAATATCCTTTTTTAGTTGGCTTAAAAGCCTCGGGCTATATCTGGATTTAGTGTTTAACAACTCGTCATAAAAGATAGAATAATCATCTAATTTGATTTGTTTCATTTGAATGTTTTTGTTGCCGAATTGTCTAATCATATTATTAACGTGAATAAGACCATCTCCATCTCCCCGTTGAACAAAAATCAAACGATTATTTAACTCATTTATATTATCACTGTTAAGACACTCTACGATAGATTCAAGGATTTTTATAATATTGTTATCTGTGATGCTATAACCAAGAAAGATAATTGGATGTTCAACAAAAAAAGTGATCAGTTTTGCAGAAAGATAGGCGTTTCGTTTGATAAAATTGGTATAATCTTTGTGATTTATTGTAATACTATCTGGTTTTTTACAACATCCATGAATTTTAAAAATATCTCTAATTCCATTTAGTGGAGAAAAAATAAGACTTTGTTGGCCTTCGTATACTTCATACTCTAAATCAGAAAACAAATCTTCAATTAAAGTGTCAAAATTTGTGGTTATAACTCCATTGATTGAACGAGAAGCTGCTTTCTTCAGCGATTGTAATTCATGATTGTGATCAGAATTATAGTTTGCTTCATCGGAACGCAATTTCAAAAAAGCAGCAATTTCTGCTTTGAAAGGTGAAACGCCATTTTTTACATATTTTGACAGCGTGATCCTGCTTTCTGAGAATTGCTGATCTTCAAACCATTTCTTATCAAAATCTTCTTGGATCATAGTTGCGACCATGGGCAATAAAAAAGAATCATCATTATAAGGTTCAGGTTGTTTTCTCAATTCATTAATTGCTTGTCTATGATATTTTTCATAAGCATAATCGCTATCACTATCACTCTTTGTGTTAATCATATTTGCAAATCTTTTTAATAAACCCTCCCAGTCGTCAGTGTCAAGATGTCTTCTCGATAGACCAGACCCTATAAATAAATATGGAAGCGATTTAAATTCACTTATAATTTTTTTTAGTTCATTCAAAATGAATCCCTCCTATAGAGAGCAACATAATAACGAAAAAGTACAACTTCTTTTATTTATATTGTTATTTTATGACTACTTAAAATTTTTCTTAGCCAGTGTAGCCATGGAAACCATCATATTTCTTACCATATCCGGTGTCATGCCAAGTCCGGCGGCTTGCTCAATGGTTTTTTCCCAGGCTTGATCCCGCACTTCTTTATCGGTGGCCAGCGCTAAATATTCGCTGGTTGTTGGTGGCTGCTTGAGGATGTGGACCACTTTACCAATGATCCGGTGATCCGGTGAAATAATGATATCTTCATAAGATGGATTGGCGGCACGCAAAAGAAGCGTGCCGTTTTCCTGTATGTAATATTTTAAGGTGGCGTTCCAGGTCTCTTCTTCTACACCGGCAGCGACGATATCGCCATGACTGGCGACGTTCTGTTTTATTAATAGAGCAGTATCACCGGCGTGGATCCCGGCCCAGCTCATGGAATCTCCCTCGACCTTTAAAGCAAAATCTGCTTTGAGTTCGCCCAGTTCTAAATCTGCAACGTGATTATCTTCTGCCAGGAGCGGAATCCCGGCTTTGATTGTGCCGATGATGGGGATGGTTTTGCATCCTGTACCAGCACCGGGTTTTCGTTCGTCTGTTCTTCCGAGGAGATAATCGGTGGACACGTCAAAATAGTCGGCAAGCTTTGATAAGGTTTCGTAGTCCGGCCTTCGTGTTCCTTTTTCATAAAAAGAAATTGTAGATTCACCCAACGAAAAAATATCAGCTAGCTCTTTCTGCGTAACTTCTTTTTCTTTGCGCATTTTTTTTAATCTTTCACCTAAGGTCATTGAATAACCTCCATTCTATTAACCTTCATTATATCTTACATATAGCAAAGTTTTAATGGCAATAAAAAAAGTTGGCGAAATAGAAAGTTTGATATTGACATTGTGCAAAGTTGAATGTATTATGTTGTTAAAGATGGCGATAAGCAAAGTTTAGGAAGGAGGGGGTTACTCATGGAAAAACTTAGAGAGTTAAGAAGAAAAGCCAATATAACTCAATTAGATATGTCCAAAAGACTAGGAATATCAGAAAGTTATTACTGTCAGTTAGAAAATGGCAGCAGAAGGATGTCGTTAGCAGTGGCAATAAAAATATCTGAAATACTTAATGCGACAGTAGAAGATATTTTTTTGATTGAAAACATGGCGAAACGACAAGTTGAAAACAACGACAACGGCCCAGCGGCGTAAAAGGAGGCGCAAGTATGGCAAAAGAAATCTGGGAAGTTTATTACAGGCAGCAGGGAGACCAGGAAGGAAGGGTCTTTTGTGAAAGGATCGGTTATCCGAAGGGCATGAGCATTGATGATGTATGGCAAGATTCTTATTCGGAAATATCGGGAAATGCAACGATTGTTGGGGTTCAGATGATGGTGGTTCATTAAGAAGAGGAGGAAGGATGTATGGATAAAACAAATAAAGAAAAGCTATACGAAACGATTAGCGAAGTAATCGAAACAAGTAAGGGCAATATAGATGAAATGGCCAGAGAAATAGTTGAATTGGCACGCCAGAATGCTAAGACATACGGTGAACTACTGGAAGGCATCAGATTTGCAGAAGAACAGGAAATATTTGTTGAGCCAGATACGTACAGAAAGGATTTAATTAAAACGTTGTTTAATCGTTGCCGGGAGATGGTTGATCAGGAAA comes from Tindallia californiensis and encodes:
- a CDS encoding energy-coupling factor transporter transmembrane component T family protein; translation: MLKDITIGQHYPTGSVIHQLDPRTKIMGTFAFMAGLFLIQSFSAYIAVILLLGTVILTSQIPFNYVLKGLRPLMVLIFVTFFINLFMTRGEAILGIGPLTITREGLNQGVFMAMRLIFLIVGTSLLTLTTSPITLTDGIEHLLNPLRRIGVPAHELAMMMTIALRFIPTLLEETDKIMKAQIARGADFESGNLMNRAKSLVPLLVPLFISSFRRADDLAMAMEARCYRGGENRTRLKALSWKKRDALALMVIGGYFILMLLLRYMG
- the truA gene encoding tRNA pseudouridine(38-40) synthase TruA; the encoded protein is MRNLKMTIEYDGTNYCGWQIQKNGNSIQSEINNALNTLTGQNVTINGAGRTDAKVHALGQTANFHISCSIPTEKFSAALNSKLPKDIVVTKTIEVPKDFHARFSAIGKQYEYKIYNHFCRSAIKHNYVWYFPSTLDIERMKDALQSVVGTHDFSQFMASGSDVKETVRTITRAEILSNAEGKEISVIFEGDGFLYKMVRMLVAAIIKIGVYKSSKEELEARLFSQQHCQNKWTAPPEGLFLNEVYYDKKNMHC
- the rplM gene encoding 50S ribosomal protein L13 — translated: MKSYMAKPKEVERKWYVVDAEGKTLGRLSTQIAMVLMGKHKPEYTSHIDTGDYVIVINAEKVTLTGKKLDQKFHVRHTGYPGGQRKVSLRNVLDKHPERVIEHSVKGMLPKNRLGRQMYKKLKVYAGSEHAHQAQQPEALEV
- the rpsI gene encoding 30S ribosomal protein S9 is translated as MSNVVYWGTGRRKTSVARVRLVPGDGRIIINDKDINEYLNYETLREQVRSPLEKTNTLNKYDVLARVHGGGFTGQSGALRHGIARALVKADGELKDTLKKAGYLTRDARMVERKKYGLKKARRAPQFSKR
- a CDS encoding tyrosine-type recombinase/integrase, coding for MRLPNGYGTVYKLSGNRRRPWIARKTTGWTDEGEQVCQTIGYYKTRQEALTALSDYNKNPYSVEASTVTFEELFERLKNEKFDKISRSNQLGYTAAFKKSEKLHQMRFVDVKHAHLQSVIDNCDKGWGTKKKIKVLFNQMYAYALKNDIDVRDYSKFVDLGRKDIGKKREVFTGKEINLLWDHVERMDYIDAILIMIYTGMRPGELITIKNQDINLEERYLRGGIKNENSMDRVIPLNEKIVPLIEKRMSSENEFFIANHKGEQMRYWNFYEEKWKRVMEQLQLSHRPHDCRHTFASLMDSAGANKVCIKRIMGHASKDITDKVYTHKDIRELIIEINKI
- a CDS encoding Abi family protein, whose translation is MSSVYDKPFKSFEEQIALMQSRGIAVKKDSRTIEILSSISYYSLVNGYKNTFLKSPNVDIFIEGTTFEMIYYIYLLDSAIAGVLLKYILIIERSLKTKIAYHVSKSYGVHHDDYLDPRNYTTRSKTKTTQLLNALEKKCNSPYRNTTSYHYRHNKNHVPPWILVNDITFNQIISWYKAMNASDKDYVCQNMIPYSASPITIDNKKEFFIKAVTLLLDYRNSIAHGNKVFSPHIKSILPKDPLFLLINDEAVLSDNEFNKGLGQKDLYAVFASLILLTNNVDLLRSLFLDLTHVFRDYYDEMILNKTYFELLGLPDDIMDRLQKFSISKASFLKVESIDKNL
- a CDS encoding SIR2 family protein codes for the protein MNELKKIISEFKSLPYLFIGSGLSRRHLDTDDWEGLLKRFANMINTKSDSDSDYAYEKYHRQAINELRKQPEPYNDDSFLLPMVATMIQEDFDKKWFEDQQFSESRITLSKYVKNGVSPFKAEIAAFLKLRSDEANYNSDHNHELQSLKKAASRSINGVITTNFDTLIEDLFSDLEYEVYEGQQSLIFSPLNGIRDIFKIHGCCKKPDSITINHKDYTNFIKRNAYLSAKLITFFVEHPIIFLGYSITDNNIIKILESIVECLNSDNINELNNRLIFVQRGDGDGLIHVNNMIRQFGNKNIQMKQIKLDDYSIFYDELLNTKSRYSPRLLSQLKKDIFEMVVANKPSGKLIVAADIDDEQDINDIDVVIGVGMKQFAKQGVIGISTEEIFKDIIWNNLDLGSFPEMLVDFVNKALPKHLRDASGSLPFYKYIKDMDYSSLPRDISKHIKGDFDSFLNRNLLDNRKKRGDQYCSVQDVLVKNDELDKQLKELPLLTEDKINVDELGHFLKGSFPKDELLLQDPKAPHETDLRRIIKIYDWLLYKK
- a CDS encoding LexA family protein; this translates as MTLGERLKKMRKEKEVTQKELADIFSLGESTISFYEKGTRRPDYETLSKLADYFDVSTDYLLGRTDERKPGAGTGCKTIPIIGTIKAGIPLLAEDNHVADLELGELKADFALKVEGDSMSWAGIHAGDTALLIKQNVASHGDIVAAGVEEETWNATLKYYIQENGTLLLRAANPSYEDIIISPDHRIIGKVVHILKQPPTTSEYLALATDKEVRDQAWEKTIEQAAGLGMTPDMVRNMMVSMATLAKKNFK
- a CDS encoding helix-turn-helix transcriptional regulator, whose amino-acid sequence is MEKLRELRRKANITQLDMSKRLGISESYYCQLENGSRRMSLAVAIKISEILNATVEDIFLIENMAKRQVENNDNGPAA